A stretch of Mucilaginibacter terrae DNA encodes these proteins:
- a CDS encoding DUF4138 domain-containing protein codes for MKNIPSFLPCFLSLAMLFFFFGASAQSGLRTVQLPGHATLHFVSPEPIQYVDISTKHLQGDLPIKNVLRLRVRDSVPVFEEAVITIAGEKFMAQFRVVKGDGTAPAQVCIEPVDMKPLDISGIGLSQNQLRRIALDLISRRPSGAVERAGAFSLKGKVNSIYAFDDYIFLDLSYRNKTNLRYAVEDLRFKIDDQKVTKASNVQSLELKPVFTLLQVPAFEKSYRNIIVLKKMSFPGNKVLHIELSEQQPSGRTLSLGISYQEILHADPLPN; via the coding sequence ATGAAAAATATACCATCGTTTTTGCCTTGCTTTTTGAGTTTGGCTATGTTGTTCTTCTTTTTCGGAGCCTCCGCCCAGTCCGGTTTAAGGACAGTACAGCTGCCCGGGCATGCGACCTTGCATTTTGTATCGCCCGAACCTATACAATACGTAGATATCTCGACGAAGCATTTACAGGGTGACCTGCCGATAAAAAATGTCCTGCGTCTTCGCGTTCGGGACAGCGTCCCGGTATTTGAGGAGGCCGTCATCACTATCGCCGGTGAAAAATTCATGGCCCAGTTCCGGGTAGTGAAAGGGGATGGCACTGCACCTGCACAGGTCTGCATCGAACCAGTCGATATGAAACCGCTGGATATCTCGGGCATAGGATTATCTCAGAACCAGCTCCGCAGGATCGCGCTTGACCTCATATCCCGCAGACCTTCTGGCGCTGTTGAAAGGGCAGGAGCATTTAGTTTGAAAGGAAAGGTCAATAGCATTTACGCATTTGATGACTACATCTTTCTTGACCTCTCTTACCGGAACAAAACCAACCTGCGATATGCCGTCGAAGACCTCCGGTTTAAAATCGACGATCAAAAGGTGACCAAAGCATCCAACGTCCAGTCCCTCGAACTTAAGCCTGTTTTTACCTTGCTGCAGGTGCCGGCTTTTGAAAAGTCGTACAGGAATATCATCGTTTTGAAAAAAATGTCATTTCCCGGAAACAAGGTGCTCCACATCGAACTGAGCGAGCAGCAACCATCCGGCCGCACGCTCAGTTTAGGTATATCCTACCAGGAAATACTGCATGCGGACCCGCTGCCGAACTAA
- a CDS encoding N-6 DNA methylase, whose protein sequence is MAFKPAKQMADNIAAIRIALDINGRKPDDNELLILKNYAGFGGLKAILLPFGDRSHWVNKNASESDLALYLQVMELHNLLQEKLPSREYKAVVDSIRNSVNTSFYTPAFVPRTIYSALSDQGILPRRVYEPSAGAGVFIEEAVNGLEGLQQVMAVEKDLIAGKILTAICSAYTVPVTVQVKKLEETTPLEKGTADLVISNIPFGNFAVHDPAYHKSGITAKIHNYFFAKGLDKLADGGILAFLVTDGFLNSPSNETARKYVFTSADLLSVAALPANLMKDNANVEVGTHLIMVQKNDRKETLTAAESQLINTVERENKLGGYHLNAYLDAHPLLSVGNEIREGTNAYGEAMRMVWQTGEMTDITEHLQSVLVDGLVHFNMEKWQAIRFDDRQEVGRQLTFLPVPVVHKEAGPVGQLGLFDAVPAGGNPALAYLTDLDKSLMSAETAKVISTIRTTARLSHDSILLLTARAKTNDRYMYKLVSNLAEINLTEKWLSGQTLGQELNRLSARLRQFAYDYRYEGDGTLEPAFKLMADRPKAFTDIRPFYIKDTLVVFDGKAGLIGTPSGREAEFKALDGDTDLRFYESYIRIRDAYLDLFALENEHQVQYPELRRELNAGYDAFVFAYGLLNDRANRNRILADAAFGFQLLSSAEVREGGTFVRSDIFHGPCLCCPRSFPNG, encoded by the coding sequence ATGGCTTTCAAACCGGCAAAGCAGATGGCAGATAATATTGCGGCCATCCGTATTGCGCTGGACATTAATGGCCGGAAACCTGATGATAACGAGCTTCTTATCCTGAAGAATTATGCGGGTTTCGGCGGATTAAAGGCGATTCTACTGCCATTCGGTGACCGGTCGCATTGGGTCAATAAAAATGCCTCCGAAAGTGACCTCGCGCTTTACCTGCAGGTCATGGAATTGCATAATTTGCTGCAGGAAAAACTTCCTTCCAGGGAATATAAGGCAGTTGTGGACTCTATCAGGAATAGTGTGAATACTTCGTTCTACACGCCTGCATTTGTACCACGGACGATTTATTCTGCACTTTCGGACCAGGGCATACTTCCCCGCCGGGTCTATGAACCCAGTGCCGGGGCCGGGGTATTCATCGAAGAGGCGGTTAACGGATTGGAAGGGCTGCAGCAGGTCATGGCGGTAGAAAAAGACCTGATCGCCGGAAAGATACTCACCGCTATCTGTTCTGCTTATACAGTACCGGTTACCGTACAGGTCAAAAAGCTGGAGGAAACCACACCGCTTGAAAAAGGCACGGCGGACCTCGTGATCAGCAATATCCCCTTCGGTAATTTTGCCGTTCATGATCCGGCCTACCATAAGAGCGGGATTACAGCTAAAATTCACAATTACTTTTTTGCCAAAGGGCTTGACAAGCTCGCCGACGGCGGCATCCTCGCCTTTTTGGTTACCGACGGATTCCTGAACAGCCCTTCCAATGAAACCGCCCGGAAATATGTCTTCACCTCTGCCGACCTGCTGAGCGTTGCCGCCCTGCCGGCCAACCTCATGAAGGACAATGCCAATGTCGAGGTTGGCACGCACCTCATTATGGTCCAAAAGAACGACCGCAAGGAAACACTTACGGCGGCGGAATCACAATTGATCAATACGGTAGAACGGGAAAATAAGCTGGGCGGGTACCATCTCAATGCTTACCTCGACGCACATCCCCTGCTTTCCGTCGGCAATGAGATACGGGAAGGTACCAACGCCTACGGTGAGGCCATGCGGATGGTTTGGCAAACCGGGGAAATGACGGATATAACCGAGCACCTGCAGAGTGTGCTGGTCGATGGCCTCGTCCATTTCAATATGGAAAAGTGGCAGGCGATCCGGTTCGACGATCGGCAGGAGGTTGGCCGACAGCTGACGTTCTTGCCCGTGCCCGTTGTGCACAAGGAGGCGGGGCCTGTCGGGCAACTGGGTTTGTTCGATGCCGTACCGGCCGGGGGGAACCCTGCTTTGGCTTACTTGACCGATCTGGACAAAAGCCTGATGAGTGCCGAAACCGCCAAGGTGATCAGCACCATCCGCACCACGGCCCGGCTTTCACACGACAGTATTTTACTGCTTACCGCCCGCGCCAAGACCAATGATCGGTATATGTACAAACTGGTCAGCAACCTGGCGGAGATCAACCTGACGGAAAAATGGCTCAGCGGGCAAACCCTCGGACAGGAACTGAACCGCCTGTCTGCCAGGCTCCGGCAATTTGCCTATGACTACCGGTATGAAGGTGATGGGACACTGGAACCTGCCTTTAAGTTAATGGCGGACCGTCCGAAAGCATTTACTGATATACGGCCATTTTATATTAAGGACACTCTTGTCGTTTTTGATGGCAAAGCCGGCCTGATCGGTACCCCTTCCGGTCGGGAAGCAGAGTTTAAAGCGCTGGACGGCGATACGGACCTGCGGTTCTATGAGTCTTATATACGGATTCGGGACGCTTACCTTGACCTCTTCGCCCTCGAAAATGAACACCAGGTGCAGTACCCCGAACTGCGCAGGGAACTGAATGCCGGTTACGATGCTTTCGTGTTTGCCTACGGGCTGCTGAATGATCGCGCCAACAGGAACCGGATACTGGCGGATGCGGCCTTTGGGTTCCAGTTGCTTTCCTCCGCAGAGGTCAGGGAAGGCGGAACCTTCGTACGGTCCGATATTTTTCACGGGCCCTGTCTTTGCTGCCCGCGAAGTTTTCCAAACGGATGA
- a CDS encoding helicase C-terminal domain-containing protein, producing the protein MRLIDAEQYGDHPGNKISVCARNVAAIYGESQEHRGTQIIFSDIGTPRPDGFNVYDALRDKLVAEFNIPAVQIAFIHQWEGKKRKELFKLMNSGMIRVLIGSTEKAGTGLNVQERIVAMHHLDIPWKPSELEQRDGRGARQGNWLAKMFFGNKVRTFIYAVEQSLDNYKFNLLKNKQHFITQMKSNELSLRKLDEGAMDEQSGMNFSEYIAILSGDTTLLEKTRVEKKIAVLEADRSAHHREVARSRYLLEDLEKKEKSTSSTLEMVRTDAAMYAKALQHNADGVKLNPVVLKDMPGTDAVAVGQKLISLYKNYEPENYEAPQLLIGELYGFKLFVRRQYTLDDAFSGTATQLYAESPATGIKYMQNSGAPTLDNPKLAARYFLNAIDRVTGMAEKYEKELGRIREEIPQVQELTTKTFTKEFELTTLKAELAGLEDQINQNIREREKAAKAETMPELEEQPEMVIEVPSSLKR; encoded by the coding sequence ATGCGCCTGATCGATGCGGAGCAATATGGCGACCATCCGGGCAATAAGATCAGCGTCTGTGCCCGTAACGTTGCTGCCATCTACGGGGAAAGTCAGGAGCACCGCGGTACGCAGATCATCTTCAGTGACATCGGCACGCCACGCCCGGATGGTTTTAATGTTTATGACGCGCTGCGCGATAAATTGGTCGCCGAATTCAATATTCCCGCTGTCCAGATCGCTTTTATCCACCAGTGGGAAGGGAAAAAGCGGAAAGAACTCTTCAAGCTGATGAACAGCGGGATGATCAGGGTGCTCATCGGCAGTACCGAAAAGGCCGGGACCGGGCTGAACGTTCAGGAGCGTATCGTCGCTATGCACCATCTCGACATTCCCTGGAAACCTTCCGAACTCGAACAAAGGGACGGCCGGGGGGCGCGTCAGGGCAACTGGCTGGCCAAAATGTTCTTCGGCAACAAGGTCCGCACCTTTATCTACGCGGTCGAACAATCGCTTGATAACTACAAGTTTAACCTGCTTAAGAACAAGCAGCACTTCATCACCCAAATGAAGAGCAATGAGCTGAGCCTGCGCAAGCTGGACGAGGGCGCAATGGATGAACAAAGCGGGATGAACTTCTCCGAATACATCGCCATCCTTTCCGGCGACACGACGTTGCTGGAGAAAACACGAGTCGAAAAGAAGATCGCGGTGCTCGAGGCCGACCGTTCCGCGCATCATAGGGAAGTTGCCCGCAGCCGTTATCTGCTGGAAGACCTTGAGAAAAAGGAAAAGAGTACTTCGTCAACGCTCGAAATGGTCCGTACCGATGCCGCCATGTATGCGAAGGCTTTGCAGCATAACGCCGATGGCGTCAAATTGAACCCGGTCGTGCTGAAGGATATGCCCGGAACAGATGCGGTGGCGGTCGGCCAAAAACTGATCTCCCTGTACAAGAACTATGAACCGGAAAATTATGAGGCCCCACAGCTGCTGATCGGGGAACTTTACGGCTTTAAACTCTTTGTCCGGCGGCAGTATACGCTGGACGATGCTTTTTCAGGCACGGCGACACAACTGTATGCGGAAAGCCCCGCAACGGGCATCAAATACATGCAGAACTCGGGTGCGCCGACACTGGATAACCCGAAACTCGCTGCGCGGTATTTTCTGAATGCCATCGACAGGGTTACCGGTATGGCCGAGAAATATGAAAAGGAACTTGGCCGGATCAGGGAGGAGATACCACAGGTGCAGGAACTGACCACGAAGACTTTCACTAAGGAATTTGAACTCACCACCCTGAAAGCGGAACTGGCCGGGCTGGAAGACCAGATCAATCAAAATATCAGGGAGCGCGAAAAGGCAGCTAAAGCCGAAACGATGCCTGAACTGGAAGAACAGCCGGAAATGGTAATCGAGGTTCCGTCCTCCCTCAAACGTTAA
- a CDS encoding type IV secretion system DNA-binding domain-containing protein, with amino-acid sequence MEETRDQQKLHGFLQCGIYVSIALEAAVLIYRDAPFWGIFYSVILKISRLPVYHELIYSKLSTFLLICIVSVGTLAKKKTDLDPKKHIVYPLAIGMVLFFGSLLYRGRDSPVVLPGTRLYDLLYMSCSFLGALLCSVAMDNISKIIRSGLGKDKWNTEAESFLQPQKIKVTPYSVNIPMLFYFDQKVRHGWINICNVFRGTMVIGTPGSGKSFSIVNPFIRQLIAKEFAVCLYDFKFPDLGQIAYFHYLLAKGQGKMKGYSFHVLNLNDVEKSRRINPWRADYIRSLADASETAEALVEALKKGDKSGGSDQFFTQSAINFLASCIYFMSKYEGGKYSSLPHVLALLNRSYEEIFNTLTSEPELRALLSPFMTAFNAKAFDQLEGQIGTLKIFISRLATKETFWVFSGDDFDLKISARENPGVLVLANDPNTQNINSACYSIIINRLTKLINTKGNLPSALIVDEVPTLFVHKVENLIATARSNKVAVLMGLQELPQFSQQYGKDTAATITAVIGNVLSGSVRNKETLEWLERLFGKSKQLGEGLSIDRNKTSTSFNEKLEALIPAGKIASLNAGEMVGVIAADAQEVYTGQFETSAVNCRINLDMKAIGEEEKNYKPLPSYYDFGGKTDEKLRQNYDRITRQVQEMVLAFKPPAPVTPATAFNKRPDAKSKKPV; translated from the coding sequence ATGGAGGAAACCAGGGATCAGCAGAAGCTCCATGGCTTCCTGCAATGCGGGATCTACGTGTCCATCGCACTGGAAGCCGCTGTTTTGATTTACCGTGATGCCCCTTTCTGGGGCATTTTTTATTCCGTGATCCTAAAGATCTCCCGCCTGCCGGTTTATCATGAATTGATTTATAGTAAGCTGTCCACTTTCTTACTCATTTGTATCGTGAGTGTGGGGACGCTGGCAAAAAAGAAAACCGACCTTGACCCCAAAAAACATATCGTCTATCCTTTAGCGATTGGTATGGTTTTGTTTTTTGGGAGCCTGCTTTACCGGGGGAGGGATTCGCCGGTGGTGCTGCCGGGTACCAGGCTTTATGACCTGCTCTATATGAGCTGTTCTTTTTTGGGGGCGCTGCTCTGCAGCGTGGCGATGGATAACATTTCCAAGATCATCCGTTCGGGGCTGGGTAAGGATAAATGGAATACCGAAGCGGAAAGCTTCCTGCAGCCGCAGAAAATTAAGGTGACCCCTTATTCGGTCAATATTCCCATGCTGTTTTATTTCGACCAGAAGGTACGGCATGGGTGGATCAATATCTGCAATGTGTTCCGCGGTACTATGGTCATCGGAACTCCCGGATCGGGCAAAAGCTTTTCCATCGTCAACCCGTTTATCCGGCAACTGATCGCCAAGGAATTTGCCGTATGCCTGTACGATTTCAAATTTCCTGACCTCGGCCAGATCGCGTATTTCCATTACCTGCTGGCCAAAGGACAGGGGAAGATGAAAGGTTACAGCTTTCATGTGCTCAACCTCAACGACGTGGAAAAGAGCAGGCGGATCAACCCCTGGCGGGCCGATTATATCCGCTCGCTGGCGGATGCCTCCGAAACCGCCGAAGCGTTGGTGGAGGCGCTTAAAAAAGGGGACAAGTCCGGGGGCAGCGACCAGTTCTTTACCCAGTCCGCCATCAATTTCCTGGCCTCCTGCATTTATTTCATGAGCAAGTATGAAGGAGGTAAGTATTCCAGCCTGCCCCATGTGCTTGCCCTGCTTAACCGCTCGTACGAGGAAATATTCAATACGCTCACCTCCGAGCCGGAACTGCGTGCGCTGCTTTCGCCCTTTATGACGGCCTTCAACGCCAAAGCTTTCGACCAGCTCGAAGGACAGATCGGTACGCTGAAAATATTTATCAGCCGCCTGGCGACGAAAGAAACCTTTTGGGTGTTCTCGGGCGACGACTTCGACCTGAAGATATCTGCCAGGGAAAATCCCGGCGTTTTGGTGCTGGCCAATGACCCGAATACGCAGAACATCAACTCTGCCTGCTATTCCATCATTATTAACCGGCTGACCAAACTCATCAATACCAAGGGCAACCTGCCCTCGGCGCTGATCGTCGACGAGGTGCCGACGCTTTTCGTGCACAAGGTGGAAAACCTGATCGCCACCGCACGCAGTAACAAGGTGGCGGTGCTCATGGGACTACAGGAACTTCCGCAGTTCAGCCAGCAATATGGTAAGGACACGGCAGCCACCATCACCGCGGTCATCGGCAACGTGCTTTCCGGTTCGGTCCGCAACAAGGAAACGCTGGAATGGCTCGAGCGCCTGTTCGGTAAATCCAAACAGTTAGGGGAGGGGCTCTCCATCGACCGCAACAAAACCTCGACCTCGTTCAACGAGAAACTCGAAGCGCTCATCCCCGCAGGCAAGATCGCGTCTCTCAATGCCGGGGAAATGGTGGGCGTCATCGCTGCGGACGCCCAGGAGGTGTACACCGGGCAGTTCGAAACTTCTGCCGTGAACTGCCGCATCAACCTCGATATGAAAGCGATCGGCGAAGAGGAGAAAAATTACAAGCCCCTGCCCAGCTATTATGACTTCGGCGGAAAGACCGACGAAAAATTACGTCAGAATTATGACCGCATTACCCGCCAGGTACAGGAAATGGTACTGGCATTTAAACCGCCGGCACCGGTAACTCCTGCCACCGCCTTTAACAAAAGACCTGATGCAAAATCAAAAAAACCTGTTTAA
- a CDS encoding M23 family metallopeptidase gives MKLLISLCLVCLPLKYLRLNSPFGYRNHPLTGIRKLHDGVDLRARADTVYAIMNGQVSATGYADKLGIHIRLQHGATQSVYGHLSRVLVSPQDSVSAGEPIGITGTTGRVTGEHLHFSILYWGRYIDPIQFLYQTILHHGKTQKL, from the coding sequence ATGAAGCTGCTCATCAGCCTGTGCCTGGTCTGCCTGCCCCTCAAATACCTGCGGCTGAATTCACCATTCGGTTACCGGAACCATCCGCTCACCGGTATACGGAAGCTGCATGACGGCGTGGACCTGCGGGCGAGAGCGGACACGGTTTACGCCATTATGAACGGTCAGGTCAGTGCGACGGGTTACGCAGATAAATTGGGGATTCATATCCGCTTGCAGCATGGCGCCACGCAATCCGTTTACGGCCACCTGAGCCGTGTTCTGGTCAGCCCGCAGGATTCGGTTTCCGCAGGCGAGCCCATCGGCATTACCGGTACGACCGGCCGCGTGACCGGGGAGCATCTCCACTTCAGTATCCTTTACTGGGGGCGTTATATCGATCCCATTCAATTCTTATATCAAACCATTTTACACCATGGAAAAACCCAGAAATTATAA
- a CDS encoding zincin-like metallopeptidase domain-containing protein — protein sequence MEKPRNYKPFYLQVAEKLTAALSAGTSAFQQPVKENGQPAYIKPINPTTGKGYSALNALALALKGHEDPRWMTAEAARFAGYLVKKDSRGTMITFPKTSDIQAIRKPDGSKITDEAGVTQTRLVEYEKPEKGVAFLFNGSQIDKIEPLEEFLAKEAEGQTLSPIERADQLIKDSKAVVIEGGQEAYYDAKRDAIFLPEKDQFPSETAYYQTAIHQLAHWTGHESRQNRPMEGKFGSQEYAKEEFRAAMAAMIIGAELKLGHDFGPHKAYTGQWVKMLKEEPYEIARVAKDAQRIANAVLGVGKKQEVAQEVVQGEAPAVSTTLKKGDAVVHNNTTYTVLAKKGKTLDMEKADTGEKFKLKPTDALYGKLVEAKNNPVEIQVAEEQDQEQEQTREQEQVQEQSYSRGR from the coding sequence ATGGAAAAACCCAGAAATTATAAGCCCTTCTATCTCCAGGTGGCGGAGAAACTGACCGCTGCCCTGAGTGCCGGAACCTCGGCGTTTCAACAGCCTGTCAAAGAGAACGGACAGCCTGCCTATATCAAACCGATCAACCCGACGACGGGTAAAGGTTACAGCGCCCTGAATGCATTGGCACTCGCCCTCAAAGGACATGAAGACCCAAGATGGATGACAGCTGAAGCTGCAAGGTTTGCCGGTTACCTCGTCAAAAAGGATTCCAGGGGCACCATGATCACGTTCCCCAAAACCAGCGACATCCAGGCGATCCGTAAACCGGACGGTTCCAAGATCACTGACGAGGCAGGGGTGACTCAGACCCGTCTTGTCGAATATGAGAAACCCGAAAAGGGCGTTGCTTTTTTGTTCAACGGTTCGCAGATCGATAAGATCGAGCCGCTGGAAGAATTCCTCGCTAAGGAGGCGGAAGGTCAAACATTATCTCCCATCGAACGTGCGGATCAGCTGATCAAAGACAGCAAGGCCGTCGTCATCGAAGGAGGGCAGGAAGCTTATTACGATGCTAAACGGGATGCCATCTTCCTACCCGAAAAAGACCAGTTCCCAAGCGAGACCGCCTATTACCAGACTGCTATCCACCAGCTGGCCCACTGGACCGGCCACGAAAGCCGTCAGAACCGGCCGATGGAAGGTAAATTCGGTTCGCAAGAATATGCTAAAGAGGAGTTTCGCGCCGCCATGGCTGCCATGATCATCGGCGCTGAGCTGAAGCTGGGGCATGATTTCGGGCCGCACAAAGCATATACCGGTCAATGGGTAAAAATGCTGAAAGAGGAGCCTTACGAGATCGCCCGCGTGGCGAAGGATGCCCAGCGCATCGCGAATGCTGTTCTGGGCGTTGGGAAAAAGCAGGAAGTGGCACAGGAAGTGGTGCAGGGCGAAGCCCCGGCCGTGAGTACGACGCTGAAAAAGGGCGATGCCGTCGTGCATAACAATACTACCTACACCGTGTTGGCCAAGAAAGGCAAAACCCTGGATATGGAAAAAGCCGATACCGGCGAAAAGTTCAAACTTAAACCCACCGATGCCCTGTACGGAAAATTGGTGGAAGCCAAAAATAACCCCGTAGAAATACAGGTCGCTGAGGAACAGGACCAAGAGCAGGAACAAACCCGGGAACAGGAACAGGTTCAGGAACAATCTTATTCAAGAGGACGATAA
- a CDS encoding DUF4099 domain-containing protein — translation MRFQRFKEKELPMQDLETIGLAAGGQLLLNVDDLKALLSGGRTSLMQLNNLEAENIKIKSLDAKLSLQPDGKGKVNLLIHPVYRRAVKPDFISEEDALQLQKGGLSNLLKVSTDGQGRRKELLVEYDADTREFIVSDVEKILAPDMVNGDFLTPAQKEAFRKGKEVQMPDHTAFAYTAVNAQGIRANKLALIASVLIDGGLSYALYKGLNALFNQKHDADAGKLSAGYDNAVRDMEEQVNFHHQEAPLPNRITR, via the coding sequence ATGAGATTTCAAAGATTCAAAGAAAAGGAACTGCCCATGCAGGACCTTGAAACGATCGGGCTGGCCGCAGGCGGTCAGCTCCTGTTAAATGTCGACGACCTGAAAGCTTTGCTTTCCGGGGGACGGACCAGCCTGATGCAGCTCAATAACCTCGAGGCCGAGAACATAAAGATCAAGTCCCTCGATGCCAAGTTATCCCTCCAGCCTGATGGTAAAGGCAAGGTCAACCTGCTGATCCACCCGGTGTACCGCAGGGCCGTTAAGCCCGACTTTATCAGTGAGGAGGATGCCCTTCAATTGCAAAAAGGTGGACTATCGAACCTGTTGAAAGTGTCGACAGACGGGCAGGGGCGCCGTAAAGAATTATTGGTGGAATATGATGCCGATACCCGGGAGTTCATTGTTTCCGATGTCGAAAAGATACTGGCCCCCGATATGGTGAACGGTGACTTTTTGACGCCGGCCCAAAAGGAAGCATTTCGTAAAGGTAAAGAAGTGCAGATGCCTGATCATACCGCATTCGCCTACACCGCGGTCAACGCGCAGGGTATCAGGGCCAATAAGCTGGCATTGATCGCCTCAGTCCTGATCGACGGCGGCCTGAGTTATGCCCTGTACAAAGGATTGAACGCCCTGTTCAACCAAAAGCATGATGCTGATGCTGGAAAATTGAGTGCGGGCTACGATAACGCTGTCCGGGATATGGAGGAACAGGTCAACTTTCATCATCAGGAAGCACCGCTCCCTAACCGCATCACCCGCTGA
- a CDS encoding S1/P1 nuclease has product MKKTTFLTTGLAIAAFGLVSWGFKGHRAVATIAQKHLNSNTAYVVSAYLKGEQMEAVSTWADENRDPKTAPWHYINLPLGLSHDAFVKAVQESDNNVYTAILKTEATLKDVNTSADARNEALKYLIHLVGDAHQPMHVSRKEDKGGNTIQLRFEDKGTNLHSLWDSKLIDHEGLSQEDIVKNYDTATPADIKKWQADSPTEWLWESYQITTELYANAKPGQSIDELYYQKYIPVVRRRIDQAGIRLAGELNRLLAGLKVKTVTVPLPQPEAGNSASAATTIPVIKLEEVKNYTGKTVTVSGKVFSSKDIGSMVLVNLGAAFPNQLLTLALKGDAQTLGTQLDGKNVTVTGQVIDYKGKPEIIITDKNLIRF; this is encoded by the coding sequence ATGAAAAAAACAACTTTTCTGACCACCGGCCTTGCGATTGCAGCTTTCGGTCTTGTCTCCTGGGGATTTAAGGGTCACCGTGCCGTGGCGACCATTGCACAGAAACATTTGAATTCAAATACGGCCTATGTCGTGTCAGCTTATTTGAAGGGTGAGCAAATGGAAGCGGTAAGTACCTGGGCAGACGAGAACCGCGACCCGAAGACTGCGCCGTGGCATTATATCAACCTGCCGCTCGGCCTCTCACATGATGCCTTCGTAAAAGCGGTACAGGAAAGCGATAACAATGTTTATACCGCTATTCTGAAAACTGAAGCCACCTTAAAAGATGTGAATACATCGGCCGATGCAAGGAATGAGGCCCTGAAATATTTGATCCATCTTGTAGGCGATGCGCATCAGCCGATGCACGTCAGCCGTAAGGAAGACAAGGGCGGCAATACCATACAGCTCCGGTTCGAGGATAAAGGTACGAACCTGCACAGCCTCTGGGACAGCAAACTGATCGACCACGAAGGGCTGAGCCAGGAAGACATCGTCAAGAATTATGATACGGCTACACCTGCGGACATCAAAAAATGGCAGGCGGACAGCCCGACGGAATGGTTATGGGAAAGCTACCAGATCACGACCGAGTTATACGCGAATGCTAAACCGGGGCAAAGCATCGACGAGCTTTACTATCAGAAATATATTCCGGTTGTCCGCAGAAGGATTGACCAGGCCGGTATCCGCCTGGCGGGTGAGCTGAACCGTTTGCTGGCGGGTCTGAAAGTGAAGACCGTCACCGTTCCATTACCCCAGCCTGAAGCGGGCAATTCGGCATCAGCTGCAACAACGATCCCGGTGATTAAACTGGAGGAAGTAAAGAACTATACCGGCAAAACGGTTACCGTGAGCGGCAAGGTATTTAGCAGCAAAGACATCGGCTCTATGGTGCTGGTTAACCTCGGTGCGGCGTTCCCCAACCAATTGCTCACCCTTGCGCTGAAAGGAGATGCTCAAACATTAGGAACGCAATTAGACGGCAAGAACGTTACCGTAACCGGTCAGGTGATCGATTATAAAGGGAAGCCTGAGATCATTATTACCGACAAGAACCTGATCCGTTTCTGA
- a CDS encoding DUF3606 domain-containing protein has product MDNKENVGNPDRSRINVNEEYELNHWSKKFGVSHDELKAAVEAVGTSADAVEAYLKK; this is encoded by the coding sequence ATGGACAACAAAGAAAATGTTGGCAATCCTGACAGAAGCAGGATCAACGTAAACGAGGAATACGAATTGAATCACTGGTCGAAAAAATTCGGTGTAAGCCATGACGAGTTAAAGGCAGCTGTTGAGGCGGTAGGCACCTCGGCCGATGCTGTGGAAGCATACCTTAAAAAGTAG